One Clarias gariepinus isolate MV-2021 ecotype Netherlands chromosome 5, CGAR_prim_01v2, whole genome shotgun sequence genomic region harbors:
- the sona gene encoding serine/arginine repetitive matrix protein 2, with product MECDVTTNAESRDPTDPIRHGDNVLRDGSETPRKKNKKHKKHKSKKKRKKKKDEKDSSSESGVESDQESQLKSSLKKGDLSKFESGERDEEKELAKNAEPRDDDHKARKTKRHTSKKKKKKKRKEEKQQKNSPCSRSVSTSESESESESESKLPQLLDTSSLDQKSPVTVLKLSNDRCKDKLPLPDDKKGEITSKSEHTEEECIKPAWREDGSPQNLQTVHQEEHNENRIKTENLEKNGGFSKTQELPDIIPKQENVHKEQLVLKNIEKEPHENQKGKGDQVTVSRLRSRSHSDDKSGHSRSRTPKQSSAISARRKDRSQSRERSVSSPRRNSSTKKRYSRSPSESHRSRSRSVRAPKRKSRSLSAKRRRRSNSRSNTRTKRSRTKSPRRGRRTRSRSVVKLRRSRSRSKQSLSRRKNRSRSRSRSVRRGRRSQSRSRRRTPPSRTRRSRSRSIRRRRRTRSRSIVILRRSKSRMRRNRRSRSRSRNPRRRSRSSSPLRSRRSKSKSPVRQKRSKSPRRTRSESRSPKRSRRSKSRSRNSKTASPKFSRGAKKSKTKQSRSNSPKNNSRSRSNSRGRLSSDRSQSPAKIRSRSSSLAKDQDPSVQRDYKEISESKIEAPQEVEQTATTERWKPLMDKEQSPDKHQSPKISSNEDMEQKKLELKNKNSSKESKSTQEGSGRQTASRSRSSSSEPLAQDESSASDDEQSDNSRSRTPSPAKKKTGLKTSRVSKSPIRRKRSRSASSTYKARSKSKSVSGREKSKSPSIRKRRSRSSSHSPRKRSISRSPARRRKSRSRSVTQRGKSRSKSRTRTKRSKSKSPKRKRSKSRSPVRKRRSKSRSPARRKRSKTPEKSKRSKSRSPTRKRRSRSWSRVRHSRSKRSRSASRRRRPVFRGHSFDRRDRWKREPSHSPILILRKRRSASRTRRSVSKTPPRLTELDKDQLLEIAKANAAAMCAKAGMPIPESLRPKAILQLPLPTPAPAPLSLPLPLPVPNMPMNIPMGIPGMPAIPNMPMNAAMASMTAATMTAALSNMGALAAMPPMPPLPTITNKPPPAPTPNLANIEEVKRKVAQQANSISIKELTEKCKQIAESKEEMGL from the exons ATGGAATGTGATGTGACGACCAATGCTG AAAGCAGGGATCCAACTGATCCTATTCGACATGGAGATAATGTCCTCAGGGATGGCAGTGAAAcaccaagaaagaaaaacaagaagcacaaaaagcacaaaagtaaaaagaagCGCAAGAAGAAGAAGGATGAAAAAGATAGCAGCTCTGAATCTGGAGTGGAATCAGACCAGGAATCTCAATTAAAGTCAAG tttaaaaaaaggagaCCTTTCCAAATTTGAGTCTGGTGAACGTGATGAAGAAAAAGAACTAGCAAAAAATGCAG AACCACGTGATGATGACCATAAGGCCAGAAAAACAAAGCGTCATACaagcaagaagaagaaaaaaaagaaacgaaaagaagaaaagcaacAGAAAAATTCTCCTTGTTCACGCTCAGTGAGTACATCTGAATCCGAGTCTGAATCGGAATCTGAGTCAAAGTTGCCACAACTATTGGACACCTCTAGCTTGGATCAAAAGTCACCAGTGACTGTGTTGAAGCTTTCAAATGACAGATGTAAGGATAAGCTGCCACTTCCAGATGATAAGAAGGGAGAAATCACTAGCAAATCTGAGCATACTGAAGAGGAATGTATAAAACCAGCATGGAGGGAGGATGGGTCTCCTCAGAATTTGCAGACTGTACATCAAGAAGAGCACAATGAAAATCGCATAAAAACCGAGAACCTTGAAAAGAATGGAGGTTTTAGCAAAACACAGGAGCTCCCTGATATAATCCCTAAGCAGGAAAATGTGCACAAAGAGCAACTTGTATTAAAGAACATAGAAAAAGAACCACATGAGAATCAGAAAGGAAAGGGAGATCAGGTAACAGTCTCTAGATTAAGGTCTCGATCGCATTCTGATGATAAATCTGGCCACAGTCGTTCAAGAACTCCAAAGCAATCCTCTGCTATATCAGCACGTCGAAAAGATAGATCACAGTCCAGAGAAAGGTCTGTTTCTAGCCCAAGAAGGAACAGTAGTACTAAAAAAAGATATTCGAGGTCACCATCAGAAAGTCACAGGTCACGGTCAAGATCTGTCAGAGCACCAAAGCGCAAATCCAGGTCCCTGTCTGCAAAAAGAAGGCGTCGCTCTAACTCTAGGTCCAATACCAGAACCAAAAGATCCAGAACCAAGTCCCCACGACGTGGTCGGCGAACAAGATCTCGGTCTGTTGTAAAGCTACGCCGTTCACGGTCAAGGTCAAAACAATCACTTTCTCGCAGAAAGAATCGTTCGAGGTCCCGCTCAAGGTCTGTTCGGAGAGGCAGGCGCTCACAATCACGCTCACGGAGGAGGACACCACCATCTCGTACACGAAGGTCTCGGTCCAGGTCAATCAGGAGAAGAAGGAGAACCCGTTCAAGGTCCATTGTAATTCTCAGGCGATCTAAATCCAGAATGAGAAGAAACAGAAGATCTAGATCAAGGTCTAGAAACCCAAGAAGACGAAGCAGATCTAGCTCTCCACTCCGCTCCAGGCGCTCTAAATCTAAATCCCCTGTTCGGCAAAAGAGATCCAAGTCTCCACGTAGGACAAGGTCAGAATCAAGATCTCCTAAGCGCAGTAGGCGGTCAAAATCACGATCTCGTAATTCAAAGACTGCCTCGCCTAAATTTAGTAGAGGagccaaaaaaagcaaaaccaaGCAATCAAGATCAAATTCGCCGAAAAACAACTCTAGGTCTAGATCTAATTCCAGAGGAAGACTTTCCTCAGATAGAAGTCAGTCTCCAGCTAAGATCAGGTCTAGATCTTCGTCACTGGCCAAAGACCAAGACCCGTCAGTTCAACGTGATTATAAGGAAATATCAGAGTCTAAAATAGAAGCTCCCCAAGAAGTAGAACAAACAGCTACCACAGAAAGGTGGAAACCATTGATGGATAAAGAACAGTCCCCGGATAAACATCAGTCCCCGAAAATATCCTCAAATGAGGacatggaacaaaaaaaacttgaattaaaaaataaaaactccagtAAAGAGTCTAAGAGTACCCAGGAGGGCAGTGGGAGACAAACTGCATCCAGGTCAAGGTCTTCTTCATCAGAACCATTAGCTCAGGATGAGAGTTCTGCGTCAGATGATGAGCAGTCTGACAACTCAAGATCTCGAACACCAAGCCCAGCCAAGAAAAAAACTGGTTTAAAGACCAGCAGGGTGTCTAAGTCACCCATTCGAAGGAAACGCTCTAGGTCTGCTTCTTCAACCTATAAGGCAAGGTCCAAATCAAAGTCTGTTAGTGGTAGGGAAAAGTCGAAATCTCCATCGATAAGGAAACGAAGATCTAGATCTTCCTCACATAGCCCAAGAAAGAGGTCGATATCTAGGTCCCCTGCCCGGCGAAGAAAATCGCGTTCAAGATCGGTCACACAAAGAGGGAAATCGAGGTCCAAATCTCGTACCAGGACCAAGCGTTCAAAGTCTAAATCTCCCAAAAGAAAGCGCTCTAAGTCTAGATCGCCAGTACGAAAAAGGCGGTCTAAATCCCGTTCTCCTGCTCGGAGAAAGAGGTCAAAAACTCCAGAAAAAAGCAAACGGTCAAAATCTCGTTCCCCTACCAGGAAGAGAAGGTCACGATCATGGTCAAGGGTCCGTCACTCACGATCTAAAAGATCTCGCTCTGCATCTCGCAGGAGAAGACCTGTGTTTCGAGGTCATTCTTTTGATAGACGGGACCGCTGGAAACGGGAGCCAAGCCATTCTCCTATTCTCATCCTCCGTAAAAGACGGTCTGCCTCAAGAACACGTCGTAGTGTTAGCAAGACACCACCACGACTCACTGAGCTAG ATAAGGATCAGCTGTTGGAGATTGCTAAGGCTAATGCTGCAGCAATGTGTGCTAAAGCAGGGATGCCCATCCCAGAGAGCCTTAGACCCAAGGCTATCCTCCAGTTGCCTTTGCCAACTCCTGCTCCAGCCCCTCTGTCTTTGCCGCTGCCCCTTCCAGTTCCTAACATGCCCATGAACATCCCGATGGGAAtacctggtatgcctgcaataCCAAACATGCCCATGAATGCTGCTATGGCTAGTATGACAGCTGCCACCATGACTGCAGCACTTTCTAACATGGGAGCCTTGGCAGCCATGCCCCCTATGCCTCCACTGCCCACCATTACCAACAAACCTCCACCAGCTCCTACTCCAAATCTCGCAAACATTGAAGAAGTCAAGAGAAAAGTGGCTCAGCAGGCTAACAGCATCAGTATTAAGGAGCTGACAGAG AAATGTAAGCAGATAGCAGAAAGTAAAGAGGAGATGGGTCTCTAA